The genome window CCTGGTACCAATAAGGAGAGAGCAGCGTAACcctcgtgcacatactgggagcatgcatGTCTGTGCAGATCTGTCTGGTGGCAGCCTAAAGGACTGATCTAGGATGCTCATCAcaggcttgccatcccagaacttgtcctgcatgtAGATGATAGCTCACACAGCTCTCCTACAGAAGGCTGTAATAGAACAGTCAAATAGCAGCTGCCTGAAGCAAAGGTCTGCTGGATGAGGGACATACAGCACAGTGCCCAGGACGGGGAAAAAACACTGTTTCTTAGGGACAAGGGTAAATTTGGATACATGTGactgggggaattcctagggtaCACACACATGCCTGGGACAAGACAAACACACAGAAAAGACCAGGGAGGACCCTACGTTTGTACCCTAAGCCATTCTCTAAACTTACTGTTAACACAGCTAAGCTCTGAGAGGGAGCACTTGCACATACCAAACTTCAAAGActgagacttttttctttttgttagctcctgacattcaaggaaactACTGTCATAACACCACCTAGATACAGGATTAatgaacagatgcctcagagtctaaattccagtggtaacacatcaaaatatcaaaatgtccaagtttcaaaaaaagaagacaaaatattcagagaaataggaAACACGGTGTGCAAAGGacacataacagaaattatgaggatgaaaacacaataatggagattaaaaatacaccagaggTATACTACAGAAGATTTGAAAAGGCCAAGTAAGAATAAGTGAACTAAGAGAcagaacaatcaaaatcatatgaacaaatagaggaaagaatgcaAAAAACTGAGCAGTCTCAGGGATGTGAATggcagcatgaagcacacaaactacACATCACGGCtgtcccagaaaaagagaaaggaaagggggcagaaagaatattcaggaaataatggctgaaaatttcccaactcgtATGAAAAACATAGCATGTCCAAGAACAATGtataccaaacagaataaattccaaCAGAGcttctccaagacacatactaaccagaaggtcaaataccaaagaaaaagaattccgaaagcagcagagaaaagcaatttgtcatatACAAGGACCCTCAATaaaactaagtgccaatttctcatcagaaaccacagagctgagaaggcagtggtataatacaCTGAGTATATCACTGCCAGCcagaaattctttatccagcaacactgaaatgagggagagtttaaaatattcacaaacaagaactcgagtttgtgaacaaaagaccttccctacaagaattactaaatggagttctgcggttgaaaggaaaagacaggagagagtggcttggagtagtgtgaagaaatgaggacattcagtaaaggtaactaaaagggtaaatgcaaaatccaATAGTATTGTAATCTCTATACAACTTCACTCTTTAATTCCTTTAAACCAGAATACAACTGAACAAAAAAAAGATCTATTTCTTGATAATTGacacacaaaatattaaaaggtaatGTGGGCccttttctcctccccctccctctctcttccccctccctttccctctccctcttttttctctcaGCTCCCTAACATTAAAGAGAAAATGCTATCAGTGACTTCCAGGCCTGGgattccaacttttggctataaCAAGAACAACAAGAAGCCGTATGTGTCATTGGCTCAGCAGATGGCCCCATCCAATCCAAGCAACAGTACCCCTAGCAGCAGCAGTAGAAGTAATAGAAACAACCAGCTGAGCAAAACCAACCTGTACATCTGGGGGTTGCAGCCAGGCACTACTGACCAGGACCTTGTCAAGCTGCGTCAGCCATATGGCAAGACTGTCTCCAATAAGGCCATACTGGACAAGACAACCAACAAACGCAAAGGCTATGGCTCTGTGGACTTTGACAGTCCTTCAGGAGCACAGAAAGCTCTAACAGCCTTGAAAGCCAGTGGTGTAACGGCACAGATGGCAAAGCAACAGGAGCAGGACCCAAAAATTTATACATCTCAAACCTCCCACTATCAATGGATAAGCAAGAACTGGAGGGGATGCTGAAGCCCTCTGGCCAGGTTATCTCCACCCGAATCCTTCGAGACATCCGTGGGACCAGCAGAGGGGTTGGCTTTGCAAGTATGGAGTCCACAGAGAAGTGTGGACCATCATCACCCACTTTAATGGAAAATACATTAAGACACCCCCTGGAGTACCAGCCCCATCTGATCCCCTGCTTTGTAAATTTGCTGATGGTGGGCCAAAGAAATGACAGAATCAAGGAAAATTTGTACAAAATGGATGGGCCTGGCCAAGGAATGGAGACATGGGTGGTATGGCCTTGAACTATGACCCCACCACAGCTCTTCAGAACTGTTTTTACCCAGCCCCTTACAGCATCACCCCCAACAGGATGCTGGCTCAGTCTGCACTGTCTCTGTGTATCTTCCATCTCCTGTGTCTTCATATCAGAAAGGGACTCAGACATCTCCTCCTCAAGTACCTAACCTGGCTTGGATGTACCACCAGTCACACCTCATGCAGTCTTCAGGATCAGTTCTGACACCAGGGGTAGATCACCCTATTTCTCTCCAGCCTGCCTCCAGGAGGGGACCCCTCACCCAACAACTGGGCCACCTCTCCCTCAGTAGCATGGGCATGTATATGCCGCCAGCGGCAACTACACAAGGAGCTTACATTTCCCAGTACACCCCTGTGCCTTCTTCTAGTGCTGCAGTTGAGGAGAGCAGCGGCCAGCAGATTCAAGTAATGGTGGACACTTCCTCAGACCATGGGTTCTATTCTTTCCAGTTCAACAAGTAACAATGGCAAAGTCTGCCTACTTCGCCTttttacagtttttaattttgtcaatttCTTTATTGAATGAAATTTCATAAGGAATTTTTTGGGGACTGGGCAAGGAACAAGGTAGAACATTAAACAGGCAATGCAGAATTGGCTTTTCCTCCCTCTGCACTGCTACATCCTGAAGACCAGACTTTGGCTTCAGGAAGTTGAGATGTGACGTAGGCTCATTAAAGAGACAAACTCACAGTCTTTGGAAGCACCTTTGAGTCAAATTTGGATGATTAGGTCTTCCTTGGCGAGTTCCAGGATGAACTTAATGACTTCTAACTCTTCTCACTGCTGAAGCCAACACTGTCTGAGGAAGTGTCTTTCCCAACTGTAGGAAATACCTGCTTTCCTGCCTCCTGGAGGATTTTCTTTTCTGCCTGGGTTCCCTGGCCGGTCTCTTCCCACTGTACATTGCTGTGCTCAGAGCCTTCAAAGCTGTGACCTTGCTGAATCTTCTTAGGTTCCTTCCCCCACTGTGAAAGAACAGTGGCGTCACCTGGAGACTAGTGTTTCTCAGCTGGAGACAATTTTGTCCCCCagagacatttggcaatatctggagacatttttgattgtcacaactcgggggggtgctactggcatctagtgggtagagaccagggatgcttcTAAACATCCTACTGTGCACAGGATGGCCCCCTCCACACACAACAAAGAGTTATCTGGTCCAAAAGCTGTCAGTAGTGCTCAGGTTGGGAAACCTTAGTATAGACAGTGTTGTCTCTGCCTCCATAGGACCGTAAGACTTGGTAGataccccactcccaccctggaCACACAGTGCCTTTTGACACTCATGCAACTAGTTAGGAGAGACAGAACTGGGGTCACTGAATTCTCCCCAGGCTTTGACTTTTGACACCTCTGCATATAGCAAGAGCTGACCTTTAAAGGCTTTTGGCCATGTGTGTACCTGTCCCAGGCTGCTCTGTGCCTGTGCTGTGCAGGGGTGGGAAAGGACAAAGCTCTCCACAACTGTCCGGAGTGACCTGACCTGTCTTGGTGTGTGAGTTCCCTTCCCAGGGAGCCAGGGCatcagaaataattttccttGTGGTGGAAGGACAACAGGGAGCTAGGATAGAAAAGGGCAATAAATCCCATCTGATTATTTGCAAGGACCTGACTGCACATGGAGACAGATGGGTAGAAAGCCTTTGCTTTCTAGGAGATATGATCCCACACCTGTCTTCCACCAGTAACTTTCTTACCCACTGAAAGAGGAATTCTGCTGGCCTTCACTTTGAGGTCAGGTGCCTTTCCACCAGACAATCAGGATAGAAAGCCAAATGCTGGCAAATGGAGAAACAGGTGTTCATTAGGCCAGCTGCATGGAGAGGGAGGAGACGGTAGAGGGAAAAGTAGCTGTAGTATCAGTCGTTGGTTTTAGAACTTGGGCCCAGCCTTCCCTCCCCTACCGCCCACACCAGTATCAAGAGTCCCAGTGCTTGCTACCCCTAGACTGTCCCTTTGTACATTCTGGGGGTAAGGGATTGGGAGACAGTGGGTAGGATATAAAGTAAATGACAAAATTGCCACTATTAAGTTTTTTATGGGTGCTTCTAACCTCAGGATGGGCTTATCCAATGGAAAACAGCCCCAAGCCCAGCAACGTTCCAGAAGGGTCTGGTTGGGCAGGTAGCTCTTACTCCTGAGTCCCCATTCCTCAGTCTTTAGTTGCTGATGGGAGGTTTAGTGCCATGGGGGCCTTTCATATATAGAAACTGCTGGTGTTACTGCTGCCGCCTCCTCTGCCACCTGTCTACTttctctgcatttaaaaaatgtttaaatggccATGAATTTTTTGTTTTCGTTTTCAATTCTGaagttatcaaaaaaaaaaaaaaaaaaaggtaacgtgggacaaaaacaacataaaggggAAACGGAGGAATATGGGAGTGTAGAacgtatatactattgaagttaaacaggtatattttcaaattagaTTATACATGTAGGTTGTTTAATACAAACCCTGGAGTAACCACaaagaacataatttttaaatatacagaaatgagaaaaggaccagtcagatacatcacaaaaacagaaaaggaggctgcaataaaagagacaaataaaaggatatgacatacaaaaaccaaaagacaaaatggctgaagtactacctttatagtaataacactgaatattaatggattcaattccccaatcaaaagatagagattgtaagaatggataaaaaagcattatCCAACTACTTGTTGTTTACAAGCGACTCACCTTAGACTCCaaaacaaaaataggttgaaagtgaaatttggaaaaagataatccatgcaaatagtaatcaaaaaagagctggagAAGCTATACAAGTATCATACAAAATAGACTTtgagtcaaaagctgttacaagagacaaataaggacactatatattaataaaaggggcaacccaccaaaaagaaataataaatatttattcacctaaCCACATTGCTGTGAAGCACATGAGGCAAATACAGGCAAAACTGAACAGGGAGGTCAGGGGTCATGGTAGGCAGCCAGATGGTGTCTGCAGGCAGGGCTGTTCAGGTAGTCAAGCCCCATACTCCATTAATAAGGTTCCCTGACAGAAGAGACAACCCTAAACTCAATGTATCAGAAGCTTTGAGATCAGCAGGAATACCATCCCACTCTTCTGCAATTTCACAGCATTCTATGGGAAGTAAATCACTAGATTTGCTGATGCATCAGGGTCCTCCAGATACTGCAGAAATAATAAAACCACTACCTCAGAAATACAAAAGGAAACCTATGTCTTAAGAAGAAAATCGAATTTATCCAACATGGAGGTCCAGAATGATCACTAACAAGGCTGCTGTTTATCATCAGACAAAAGAATTATCTTTACAATAAAGGGACTTCCAAATGACAAATGAGTTATTGTACATTAAAcaactttaataaaatattctgtaaaaaaaaaaattttaaatggacaCTTGTGTCTCCTAAGTTATGTATCTTGGTCAGCTTTGCCACAAGCTTGCCTAAGTATGTATAAGCTTTATAATTATtaaagtatacatttttaaatgctagcCTATTAATTTACTCTTATCAAGTTTTACCACTGTTAAACTATTAAAAGCATCCAATGTCTCGAAAAATATCATAGGTTTCCCCTAGTTAAACTTTTCTTTCAGGTACTGTTTAGAGATGGAAAGAATTTATCAGGCAGAATTGCTGATTAGGATCAGTGAAATAATGAATCCATTATTTGTTCTTATTaattctttaatgtttttatattgACAAGGTTACTGGAATATAATTGGCTTAAAAAGCATATTAATAATActctaaaagataaaaatacagcCAAGGTGAAACAGGTGACTTCGTGGTATTGAGATGGGGGATATAATGCAAAAGATTATTTGTaacctatattcagaaaaaacgtgaagagaatataaaatggaaaataaattaagaGTTCAAAATGAATATTGCATGAGAATAAGTTACTGACTAGCAATTGCAATTACACTTTGGTGGGTGTTAAAATATGTTCTTTTGGTTAATCTTACTGTTCTGATTGCGATCATGTATGCCAATCCTGATAACCGGTAACTTTCTCAAACTTAATGTCTGAAAGCCTCACAAAATCAACCCAAAGATTTACCTTATTACAGCAATTTATGAAACTTTAATAAGGTCTTCCTGTACCGAGAGTATGTTATTGTGTAAGTAAAGGCTCACAAAGCTAAATAAATTCTCTTccacatctaaaaaaaaaaaaaaaaaactgaacagggAACAGtcacctctacaataacagttggagacttcaacacacccctcttatcaatagataaaacatccagacagaagatcaataagtaaacagagaacttgaatatcatgataaatgaattagaactaacagacatatacagaatactgcatcccaaaacagcaggatatacattcctctCAAGTGCATTCTTCGCCAGATTAGACCACATTTTAGGTCACAatacaagtctcaagaaatttaaagagTATAATAATacaaagatagataaatagacagaaagaaacaaatggcaaatttggcaaaacattaaaagttggtggatctgggaatCTAGGTGTAGGGGTATATTacagttctctgtatgggatttgcaTTATGATTTCAACGGCCCTAtgagtaattttaaatattatttcaaagtaagtttTCAAAAATGTGATGCAACAGAAATAATTCCTTGCCTCCCGGAATTTAAAGTAGTGTTGAGAGAGgcataaaatgttaaaagaaataaatatatacacacaaactgCTATAAGCACCATGAAGGAAAAGCATACATGTTATGAAAAGGGAACTAATTTAGATTAATCAGGTCAGAACTCTCTGAGAGGTGCCATTTAAACTTAGATACTGCCCAAAGATTGAAAGAGCATTCTCAGCAAAGAA of Choloepus didactylus isolate mChoDid1 chromosome 14, mChoDid1.pri, whole genome shotgun sequence contains these proteins:
- the LOC119508775 gene encoding 28S ribosomal protein S36, mitochondrial-like — protein: MVGSQMVSAGRAVQVVKPHTPLIRFPDRRDNPKLNVSEALRSAGIPSHSSAISQHSMGSKSLDLLMHQGPPDTAEIIKPLPQKYKRKPMS